The following DNA comes from Myxococcales bacterium.
CGGTGACGACTCATTCATCGACCTCGATGGCGATGGCGATGGCGATGGCGACGACGATTTCGAACTCGACATGGATGACGAATTCGACAGCTCGAGTTCGGCTGATCTGAGCTCGCCCGTCGGCGATCCAGACCAGCTGTTTGCGGAAGCCAGTGTCTACCTGCGCTACGGCAAGCGCGACCAGGCGATCGCGAGTCTCGAAGCACTGTTAGAGCAGGAGCCCAATCACCGCGGTGCAATCGAGAAGATTGGCGAGTTTTACGCGGATGGGGGAGATACGCCCAAGGCCGTCGAGTACTGGGTCACGGCAGCCAACCTCGCGGCCAGTGCCGGTGACGCCTCAGCCGTCGAGAACCTGCGCGAGAGAATCGCGGTACTCGACCCGGGTGCCGCACAAGCGCTGGCCCCGGATATTGCGGAAGTTGCATCGGATGAAGCCGGCGCCACGATTGTCGATCCGATCCGCTCCGACGTGGAAGTCGATCTCGTCGATGTGGCTGTCGCCGACAATGTCGAAGTCGATGTCGACGACATCGATGTAGATGCCTTTCCCAGTACCGAGCCCGAAGTCCAGGAAGAAGTCGATCTCGAGTTCGATTTGGAAATCGACTCCGACGAGGATTCCGCCGCCAGTTCGAGCGTCGCAGTAGATTCGGCAGAAGACAAGCTGAACGAATCGCTCGACGGAGTGGTCTTCGATACCTCGGCGGGGATTGAAGCTGGGGGCGCCTCGGCACAAGCCAGCCTTACGGCGAGCAGCCTCCAACACGTCAGCGAAGACCTGGAGGAAGCCGAGTTCTACATGGAGCAGTCGCTCTATGACGAGGCGGAGGCGATCTTCAACCGGGTTCTCGAGGTCGCTCCAAATCATCCCAGCGCCATGCTGCGCCTGGGTGAAATCCGTGCGGCACGCGGCGAAGATCCATCGGCAGCCGCTACCAACGCCGCGTCTCCGAGCGACGTAACCCTGGATCCGGCTGATCTTCCTTTCGAAAAAATCGCAGACGACTCGGCCGATGGCCTGGATGCGGCCGCAAGTGACGAGGACGCTTCGGTTGCTCTGGGAGAAAACAGCGAGCTCGAAATTGCGATTGAAGTCGAGGTCGATGAGGACGAGACATCCGAAGAAGCCGAAGAAGCAGCGGAAGTCGAGCTTGAATTTAATGTTGACGATGTTGAAGTCGAGGTTGACGTCGACGAGGGAGAAGAGATCGACGTCGAAGTCCAAATCGATGCCGACGATGCCGACGATGCCGACGATGCCGACGAAGACGATGTCGACGAAAAAGAAGATGAGCAAGCTACCGATGCGTCGGTCGCCGATCAAACGATGCCCCTGCCTGCAGATGAAGACAGCGTTAGCGACGTAGCCGCGTCCGCCCCGGATTCCGATGGCAGCGACACCCTGGACGCCTCGGGATCGAACGACGTCGCAGCCGCAGCAGAAGTCGCGCAGGAGGACGAAGACGATTCCTTCGATTTGGCCGCGGAGTTGCGCGAGACGATCGAAGAAGAAGACAGCCGCGCGGCCGAGGAGGATTCCGCCAGCAGCAGCAGCGAAGCGACTTCGGAAGAAGAGGGCTTTGCATCCATCTTCAAGGACTTCAAGTCGGGGGTAGAAAAAACCCTGGCCGAAGACGATTATGATACGCGCTTCGATCTCGGCATCGCATACCGGGGCATGGAGCTGTACGACGACGCCATCGGCGAATTCCAGATTTGCCTCGACAGTCCGGGGCACCAAGTCGAGAGTCTGTACATGATGGGTTTGTGTGCGATCGACCTGGGTCGCTTCCTGGACGCTTCGAATCATTTCGAACAGGCGCTCGCGCGCGATGATTTGACGCCGCAGAAAGAAGCGGGTCTTCGCTTTGACTTGGCTCGCAGTTTGGAATCCCAGGGCGACTTGACTCGAGCCCTTGAAGCGCTCGAAGCCGCGCAGGCGGCCGACCCCACGATTCCCGGTATCGATGACTACAAAACGAAATTGACGGAACTCGTGGCGAGCACGAGTGGCCCGGTCGAACTCGCAGACACTGAATCCAGCGACGAGGGTTTCGAAAACTTCGATGATCTGGTGGCCGAGATCGAGGCGGATGACGCGGAGGAAGAAACCTTCGAGTCTTTTGACGACGTGATCGCCGAAGCCGAGGCGAGCCAGATTGCCGCGGAGAACGCCAATTCGACGAGCGCCACAGAAGCGCCCGCACAGGCGGAAACAGTCGAAGCCATCGAGGTTGAAGAAGATCCCGATCCAGACGCGTCGGGAAGCAAAACCGGCAAGCGAAAGAAAAAGAAGAAAAAGAGGATTTCGTTCGTCTAGTCGCTCGGTGCGAATCTAGACGATGATCTAGCGGAGTCGCGAGCGTTGTGCGCCGGCTCTGCACGTAAGGGAGAGAATCCGTGGAACATCTGCATCACTTTGGTCTGAGACAGGATCCGTTTCAGAACGAACCGGACCTTCGGTTCTACTTCGATAGCGTTTCACACATCGAACCCAGTCGCCGAATAGAGCGAGGTCTGCGCCAAAACAAAGGCCTGTGCGTGCTGACGGGGGAGGGCGGTACGGGCAAGTCTCTGCTCGCGCGTCGCCTGCTCGAGACTCTCGAGGAAGAAATCTTCGACGCACAGTTCATGTTGATGATGCCGGGCGCTACGGACGCGACATCGGTACTCAATCGCTACGCGCGAATGATCGACATTGAAGACGCGAGTTCCGATCGACCCGGTCTGCTCGGTCAGATCTACGAGCAGTTGGCGATCGTGCGGGAAGAAGGACGACATTCGGTCTTGATGATCGACGACGCACATCTGCTGACCCGGGAAGCGCTCGGCGAAATTGGCGGCCTGCTGAACCTCGAGTACGAGGACAGGCGGTTACTTTCATTGTTCCTGATCGGCCTGCCCCAACTCGATGTCACCCTTTGCCACGAAGCTTCGCTCGGGCAACGGGTCGATATTCGTATGCTTCTCGGGCCTCTCGACTACCAAAACACCAACGACTATCTGATGCATCGCCTGAACATCAGCGGAGGAGATCCGGAGACCTTCCCCGCGGAGGCCGTGAGTGCTCTGTACAAGCTCGGTCGCGGTCGCCCGCGGTTGCTCAACACCCTGGCAGACAATGCGCTGTTCGAAGCGTATTTGGCCAACCGAAAACAACTGACGGCAGCAGACATCGAGCGAGCCGCCGCTGATCTCGGGGTTGGAAGTCAGCCGGGCAGTACCTACACAGCCATCCCGAGCGCAGCAGCACCGATGGCCCCGAGCGGTGGTTCGATGGACGCCAACGAAGTCTCGGCACTGGAACTCG
Coding sequences within:
- a CDS encoding tetratricopeptide repeat protein, giving the protein MNKRKVLETARKFAQKGAKEKALKEYAKLLKADSRDAKLLLEVGDAHRRWGQNEEAISHYIRVAEQYKQGGFDARAVAVFKQILNLDSKRYPAYVSLAELYQRMGLDAEAVGALQTAADGYHADGQKPEALELLRKMATLDPSNTTSRMKVAELLRQEELLDEAISEYEAIVEEMVRQGATDALIPVYERILEIRPERCDIEFALARNLVQLSQPGRAEPFARSAFDQQADGDGHFDLLVGIYTELDRTDELTVVTKAMAKHHRDRGEEDQARELMQRLPSNNAFELSDSGTDAAASTDAVADDDSALEDDGFLDDDFLVVEDESDDGDDSFIDLDGDGDGDGDDDFELDMDDEFDSSSSADLSSPVGDPDQLFAEASVYLRYGKRDQAIASLEALLEQEPNHRGAIEKIGEFYADGGDTPKAVEYWVTAANLAASAGDASAVENLRERIAVLDPGAAQALAPDIAEVASDEAGATIVDPIRSDVEVDLVDVAVADNVEVDVDDIDVDAFPSTEPEVQEEVDLEFDLEIDSDEDSAASSSVAVDSAEDKLNESLDGVVFDTSAGIEAGGASAQASLTASSLQHVSEDLEEAEFYMEQSLYDEAEAIFNRVLEVAPNHPSAMLRLGEIRAARGEDPSAAATNAASPSDVTLDPADLPFEKIADDSADGLDAAASDEDASVALGENSELEIAIEVEVDEDETSEEAEEAAEVELEFNVDDVEVEVDVDEGEEIDVEVQIDADDADDADDADEDDVDEKEDEQATDASVADQTMPLPADEDSVSDVAASAPDSDGSDTLDASGSNDVAAAAEVAQEDEDDSFDLAAELRETIEEEDSRAAEEDSASSSSEATSEEEGFASIFKDFKSGVEKTLAEDDYDTRFDLGIAYRGMELYDDAIGEFQICLDSPGHQVESLYMMGLCAIDLGRFLDASNHFEQALARDDLTPQKEAGLRFDLARSLESQGDLTRALEALEAAQAADPTIPGIDDYKTKLTELVASTSGPVELADTESSDEGFENFDDLVAEIEADDAEEETFESFDDVIAEAEASQIAAENANSTSATEAPAQAETVEAIEVEEDPDPDASGSKTGKRKKKKKKRISFV
- a CDS encoding AAA family ATPase, yielding MEHLHHFGLRQDPFQNEPDLRFYFDSVSHIEPSRRIERGLRQNKGLCVLTGEGGTGKSLLARRLLETLEEEIFDAQFMLMMPGATDATSVLNRYARMIDIEDASSDRPGLLGQIYEQLAIVREEGRHSVLMIDDAHLLTREALGEIGGLLNLEYEDRRLLSLFLIGLPQLDVTLCHEASLGQRVDIRMLLGPLDYQNTNDYLMHRLNISGGDPETFPAEAVSALYKLGRGRPRLLNTLADNALFEAYLANRKQLTAADIERAAADLGVGSQPGSTYTAIPSAAAPMAPSGGSMDANEVSALELDQMADSQVGVSSFTSGSESASAIDLGELVAPGAEPMMEISPEGLPAAGADELDSAVQEMLDENESASELPVFEGHNAAEPAGAEATRIALPDEISAEPILDAEPEPDDEMEDLFVELIDE